The region TGCACTCCCTCCCAAAcaggcaaaaaaataataaaaaccggTTCTAGGACACATCTACATACAACTTATCAATATGGCGTCAGGAAATGCGTCAGTAACGCGCCACAAACGTCATATACTGCGCCCCACAACAAGGGCCGGGATCATACATTCCTATGGGGACAGACACCACATTTACACCCATTTTGTGGCCATGCAGTGTTATTATGTTCGTATTGTCAATAAAGTTTGGCAAAGATGATGTCTCATTGTGGTTAACaaggcatgctgggacttgtagtccccccTAATATGATACTAAACCAGTATTACCATCCCCTATAATAATCCCCTACTGACCTGTCTATCAGACCCAGGAAGGATTTCCAAACATCACCGCTCTGACCAGCTCCCCGCCTCCGCCATGCTGCGGGAAATTTTTTTACGTTACTTCCCGTCGAGCTGTACGGACAGGAAGTATTTCGCTGTCGCCGCCATTTTTACTTCTGGCAGCGTTTTAACACTCTTCACATAATGGCTAAATGTATTCAGCGTTTATGGTCATTGTTGCATAGATGGTGTTAGAGCAATAGAACGAAGGGATATTAATgactttttttaatgcatttttatcagCTTGCCCCTATCAACTATGGCGAGTTCAGCACTTCCGGTTTCTTGCTGACTTCCGGGTTGTGAAGGACACTGGCTATGGCTGCGTAGTGTGCGGCTGTCAGGACTAGGAGGCCGAGTGCGATATTACTGCAGGGAACACACATGTCCTAGGCTGGTAAGTCACACAGCATCGTCCTCTGTAGTATGTGCTGCCCCCGTGTAATGTATGGCGGGAGGGATTACTGTCACATgactgcctaaggctactttcacactagcgttaactgcaatacgtcgcaaatgcgtcgttttgccaaaactacgcatccagcaaaagttcttgctggatacgttttttcgtcatagactaacattagcgacgcattgccaaacggtgcgtccgttttgcgacgcttgggcgtgtggtagcggaccgtcgggaggaaaaaacgttacatgtaacgttttttgctcccgacggtccgctttctccgaccgcgcatgcgcggccggaactccgcccccacctccccgcacttccccgcacctcacaatggggcagcggatgcgtgggaaaaatgcatccgctgcccccgttgtgcggcggagaccacgctagcgtcgggaacgtcggcccgacgcacggcgacgggttgttcccgacgctagtgtgaaagtagccttaaaggggcGCTCCACATGGGAGGTCCTGTAATAAGATACGATCAGAGGgtctgtattatgatgttctgcagcagctggggcacagtactgtataatctacactgCAGCAAGATATAAATTAGGGGAATATGCAATGTCTACTGCGTTTTATCTTTTTTTGTAATGCTGGTTAAACTGTAATTATGTCTCTTTTAATATTCCCAATGGTAAAAATGGGGATTGCAAAGTCCCCTGCGAGTAGGGAGCGGCGGTGTGAGTGCGGGACCACCGCTCCAGCCACCTCTACACCCTAATGGGCCGTCCCTCCACAGGTGGAGTGTCCAGGATGTCGCCTGAAGAAATAGAGAAGGAAGGGAGAAAGCCGCtgccttagggtccctttccacttgcgagataaaaaacggtccgtaatctggaccgaaaaaacggatggaacgtatgcgattgtcatgcgagtgtcatgcgagtgccatgcgattttttaatcgcaccatccgtatgacatcagtatgacatccgtattgctgtccgatttttatgcaccagtgtcctttgaaaagccggcaattcagcgccatgtacagtaaaatcacactgacaggttagaatagagtagatatatacacatagaataggtatatatacatatatatatatatatatatatgtcagtgagacacctatatatgtatatttatatttaatgcagcgctagatagcttaaaagcctctaattcaattgccggctttttccttctcctgcacaaacccgacatgatatgagacatggtttacatacagtaaaccatctcatatccccattttttttgcatattccacactactaatgttaatagtgtgtatgtgcaaaatttggccgctgtagctgctgaaataaagggttaaatggcggaaaaaattggcgtgggctcccgcgcaattttctccgccagagtggtaaagccagtgactgagggcagatattaatagccaggagagggtccatggttattggcccccccgtggctaaaaacatctgcccccagccaccccagaaaaggcacatctggaagatgcgcctattctggcacttggccactctcttcccactccctgtagcggtgggatatggggtaatgaagggttaatgccaccttgctattggaaggtgacattaagccagattaataatggagaggcgtcaattatgtcacctatccattattaatccaattgttggaaagggttaaaaaacacacacacacatgatttaaaagtattttaatgcaataaacacagcgattgttgtaataatttattgttctcgcaatccatcaggaacaccctcgcttggaaaaaataataaacgcacaagatacataccttctggtgaaccgtctcctcccacgaagtaatccatctgaaggggttaactaatattacaggcaggagccctgcaaatgcagctgtgctccgtgcttgtaattccccagcgaatgaatgaaatgtaggtcattgacctacatttccttcagtcgcggtgatgcgcccctgctggatgttctcatgaactgcagcctgggaactttttcccacgctccaggtcatatgaggacacccaccagggggcgcatcaccgcgactgaaggaaatgtaggtcaatgacctacatttcattcattcgccggggaattacaagcacggagcacagctgcatttgcagggctcctgcctgtaatattagttaaccccttcagatggattacttcgtgggacgagacggttcaccagaaggtatgtatcttgtgcgtttattattttttccaagcgagggtgttcctgatggattgcgagaacaataaattattacaacaaccgctgtgtttatttcattaaaatacttttaaatcatgtgtgtgtgtgttttttaactctttccaacaattggattaataatggataggtgacataattgacgcctctccattattaatctggcttaatgtcaccttccaatagcaaggtggcattaacccttcattaccccatatcccaccgctacagggagtgggaagagagtggccaagtgccagaataggcgcatcttccagatgtgccttttctggggtggctgggggcagatgtttttagccacgggggggccaataaccatggaccctctcctggctattaatatctgccctcagtcactggctttaccactctggcggagaaaattgcgcgggagcccacgccaattttttccgcaatttaaccctttaatttaacagctagagcccccaaattgtgcacacagacacttgttacattagtgaagaggaatatgtaataaaaaaagggatatgagatggtttactgtatgtaaaccatgtctcatatcatgtcgggtttgtgaaggagaaggaaaaagccggcaattgaattaggggcttttatgctatctagcgctgcattaaatataaatatacatatataggtgtctcactgacatatatatgtatatatacctattctatgtgtatatatctactctattctaacctgtcagtgtgattttactgtacaccgcgctgaattaccggcttttcaaaggacactggtgcgtaataatcggacagaactcgcatggtgcgagtgctgtgcgatttttttctcgcacccattgacttgcattggcgagtctcgtccgagaatcgcagcaatacgcagcatgctgcgatttttttctcagccgatccagatttttctcagtccgatttcggctgagaaaaaaatcgcaaatgaaaagccacctattaaataacattggtcagagtgcaatccgatttttaatcggattgcacgcatccgttttcctcgcaagtggaaagggaccctaaaagGGGTTCTCTTCTTTAGACCATCAGTATATGCAAGATCCCATTTTGTAACCCTGTTGGGATCCTTATAATATACAttccttaaagggatcctgtcggcGGGATTGtgaacagtaacctacacacagtgtcgggTCGGCGCCGTTgaactgattacagtgatacctcggttgatgaaatccgtcttgtggttgttgtttaatcgctATTATCCTTATGGCCGGTCACTAACCTGCCCCTTAATTTACACATATTTTTATATTgtgatgttttaaaaaaataaatacattttaactcCACCCAAATGGCAGCAACGCATACGAAGTAAAATCTATCTGCAAGCGATGCTCTAAATCTGTGCAAGCCCTTCCTAGTGGTGGGCGGCGTTTGAGAGCATTGcttgccaatagatgctactgcgcattcgCCACCACCACTTTGCaggagtaaaaaaaattttttttttgctccaatAAAATGGCGGCGCATTCGCATCTATCTATGCTCTAAAACGCCACCCACCACTGGGAAGGGCTTGCGCAGATGTAGAGCATCGCTtgcagatagatgctactgcgcatgctccGCCGCCATTTTGTTGGAGCCGCAATATTGTGCAAGCGCAGTATTTaggataggaggcaggtcactaaaGGTTCAGTTACCTATTTAAGCCCGTAAGGAAGACGCAGAGGCCAAAGCACAAAAAGTTACcccacccacaggccgccccagagcacgagcatatcattaactcaaaactgcatacaaagattacacaagaaccacaagactgatttcatcaccaggtaccatcattttaatcagtataataacGTCAttatgacaatgcctgtagtttacttcgcaaaatcctgctgacaggtttccattAAGGAAGATccatcaccaggtcaaaagtgaccagtttttgctgTTATTTTATTCCTGCGGCTGCTCTAAGTTTTCAGCTTTGTTTTTTAGCCACCATTTGGTTTTAGAGGTATGAGCCTTATTTAGTAGTAGTTTTTACACTCTTTACCAAGGGGGCTTTACTCACAGGTTTCTCTAGGGGTGGGTTGAGGGTCATGGTTTTTTAGGTACCTTAGTGTAATTACACTGAGTCCACACCCCTtttgaaaaaaaaaggcacaaaatgaaAAAGCCCTGATCTCTGGTACTGCTTGgtgcattacattttttttaaatgaaaaaaggcATACTAGGGCGAGCAGCTGGAatcaaataagagcaaaaactaggAACTTTCAAACTGATGGCGAGTCCTCTTTAAATGATCACACATTGGCtgcctgcggccaccactagggggagctcactgtatactgaGTGCATGGCGGTAAGCTCCGATTCTCCGTGTGGCTGCACTGAAGCTGCCGCTGTGTTCCCACAAACACATAAGGAGAAAAAACCCTTCACCTCTTTAAGCAAAGATCATATGTAAACCACAAGTCGTCATATATTTGCTTACATTCCCTGGAGAATTATGGTAGGACTCCGCCTGTTGTATTTCCCGATTCAGTTCTCTCGTCTCGTACCTAATAAAATGCAAGTGAATCCTATATGGAATCTGCATCATGTATGGGATAGGCCATTGGCATCTACTATACATGTTtacagctgggagttgtagtgtcacagGTTGGAGACCCCTGCTATAGACAGTAGACATGTTGTATCTCGCTACTCCTAAttcttttgcagctttttttttaatatacattatttctcctacgcctcattgggggacacagaccgtgggtgttatgctgcttgccactaggaggacactaagtgatacaaagaaagttctctcctcccctgcagtatacaccctcctgctggccctcagctaaccagttcttgcttagtgtctgtaggaggcacttgggtctgttttcagaccccaactttcttattttaatttttatttttttgtaaatttttattttttattcaacggagtgaagggggcgacggatccttttttatgggacccgctctcccccgaaccagcaacaggcgagcacggcgagtatacctccccgaccctctcctgcgacgcgggagcacgccaaattttactcgggcaacgggtttccatctttggtcccgatttcccttccccctgcaagacggcgagcacatagagcttGGCTCTCATGTTCCTCTCCgggggcccgacatacaaggcccacatcacatggcgttgcatacttgcggcagagcccaaagggattgcagaagaggatgaggatggagcgcgcagggacagggggacctgcattaccggactgtgagtacatcaggagttcccctcctgcgctccggatcgctttgcggccgcgccacctcacactgccgggcaggccggaaatttagtccccagcTTTTCTGCCGGAGTAGGCCGCACTGGCCTCTATGGGGTAGGCGCCGGCAGTACTTAcggcagagcccctggggacaggcgccggcggtcgggaactgcggcggttagcgtcgctccgttgcggccgccgcgcatccccaggcaggctggaaatttagtccccggcttttcagctggagtaggccgcagtgggcagatccctcccacggccgtaaccccgccccctatatcggcgcttctcgtccgggacgagaggcgccctgcagatctcggtggccatgcttcctcacgctgcctgcctggaagatgcggtcctgggggtgccactggccggtacgccagcggcaatcattcggcgcgcggcccgccgacgcgctccaccggcaggctccataaatttagtccttggcttttgcagccggactaggccgcagttgaaatccctttcaggagcggaggtgctttcatggtcccgatgggctgaacttcgtggatgtacagaagcccccctccatggtccgggcagcctccaccactgtgaaagcggacaaggaggcggacggttcctctccacctccctaacaaggggatgatggattgaggtttatctctctacccctgcaccgtccacgctgcaatacccgacatccgcggcggctccatgccgggacgcgcaccgttggtaagtggatcctgccagcaatgggcttctgcagcgggatattcacaggcagtctcagactTCCCTGTGACCACcttcctgaggtaacgctccagccggctaacaaatttagctcccggctCCGGCCGATGTGTAGTCTGCACCTccagaagcgcactgtgtcgcctcaaggcgACTTAGCCTTTTTTTCCTGGCGCTTAGCGCCTgacgcggaagcgctcaattttctcgagcaacgggtgaccacccctaactcttacgctgacgccggctgcagaaatttacgccccggctggggcctatcatggaagtttcgaggctccgcccacgtcgtgcctgtagctccgccccctaaattggcgcttctcgctcgctgcgagattttacctgaacccgcatgaccagtattcccggtcttaaagtcacacgaccagtattctctggtcttaaatgcacgtgaccagtattccctggtcttaaaggcacgtgaccagtattccctggtcttaaaggcacgtgaccagtattccctggtcttaaaggcacgtgaccagtattccctggtcttaagggtacgtgaccagtattccctggtcttaagggtacgtgaccagtatcccctggtcttaaaggcacgtgaccagtattccctggtcttaaaggcacacaaccagtattccctggtcttaaaggcacacgaccagtattccctggtcttaaaggcacacgaccagtattccctggtcttaaaggcacacgaccagtattccctggtcttaaaggcacacgaccagttttccctggtcttgagggcaccatgaccaatccgaaactggtcataaatgaggagccctctgccgccgatcccagtttatcccagtgtaactagttccctcagcctaaactccctcgtagagcttttgccatccagtccggatatgcgattcactggacagaagcctctacgcgggacgctatgcctggtctgatttttaagggcgacaggcactttaaagggcgccggtctccccacaccatcaacagacgggcactcgaaggtccaggcctaacgccagacagcctgtcctgtccacccggagacctgcactctgtggatgtacagaggcatcctttttttcgggcgtctgagcacccccctctgcatcaccactatttaacagaagatgcaagtaggcgaatttccctctccacttccttgttaagaggatggtggatcgaggctcctaatttttaactctgcaatgacctgctggaagcagcggcgcattctgccactcggcagattaaccgggtacaatctcctgtgggttacctaccagtattcctgcccgatatgtcctcaattaaagatgccacgatctgtcaaatagcacatctggtttgttccgtttggcagctacgggtccagccctttaacctccctatccgccgcatggatgctagagcaacggtctcctgcttagagcccttaactactttgattcacaccagtatccctttcctgaagacagttcagctggtcaatcatattcttgagcgggagactaacgaacaatcgtacgtttccgcagccccgaccaacagtgaaagggttgtccaggacagtctagatctaagggatcttggttactaaaaggtggaacgataagtaggaccgattccggacctcaaacttctcacaatcttttcacaaggttcttcttcttcttcgaatggagtctcatccgctcagccattacttcaacaaaaaaggtgcagtttcgggcatccatcgacattcgggatgcctaacctcttcaaaaattcctttgcttttccattcgtgaatagcatttaagtcacgaccttgttcttcggccttgctaccgcatccagggtgttcgcaagggtcatggtggctgtcatcttgcacctagaggcgtggtcgtcctatcctgtttgaccgactgtttacccacccttgcaggactacgctaagtcgtctatatctcttgcgataccctctcacctgggctggtggctagacttagacaactcctcatttccagcccagcagatatcctttttgaggatgatccagtattcttccagaagggtggtaaatctccttccagacaaggtcatggtttttcaacagggagctcgcgctcttgctcactcatcccctcatttctttcgatttgctgggagggttcaaaaaaaaaaaaaaaaacggagacgacaatggaaacagtttcctttgctccgttagttttcagcaagtcaagcagcctttcagacgatagtctctgagctccttcttcatccggagtttttttctcccggttccatggttactagtaacttccaatgccagtcctcttctcccgatcattgctctggagatctcaagggtagttgttgtgaaattggattctgggctcccccggtggccacttgtggaattgtacttgtgtgcatcatcccctctgttcacctgctcctatcaggatgtgggagtcgctatataaccttgctcctctgtcagtttcatgccggtcaacaatgtaatcagaagcctttctgtgcatgttcctgctactagacaactcccagctaagttggacttttgtccttgtgtgtttttgcattttgttcctgttcacagctgctgtttcgttactgtgtctggaaagctcttgtgagcggaaattgccactctggtgttatgagttaatgctagagtcttaaagtaatttctggatggtgttttgatagggttttctgctgaccatgaaagtgccctttctgtcttcttgctatctagtaagcggaccttgatttttgctaaacctattttcatactacgtttgtcatttcatctaaaatcaccgccaatatatgtgggggcctctgtctgccttttgggaaaatttctctagaggtgagccaggactgtcttttctctatccccatgatggcaccacggagagaggggtccgcccccagggacaggaaacctacaggtgaaaaagggcgtacctctctcccacatcagttggtttcctgtccctgacggggaacctacagcacgtacctgaaggattcttcgtggagttccaggggctgatgcagtcgactttctaacagggggcgccctgttacggctggatcaagcggttttttcctctctttttctccctttcctgaagcaccaccacaggggtcggcgggcctcatgggtgagtggaggaaggcagtgaaaggatccagtctgccttccatgaaaaaaaaaaaaaaaaaaaaagagagggggggtaaggagcaggtgacggcggtcaccggagGACTCTTAATGATAAatatggaggtagcggcggctatcttTCCATAAAAGGCCAAGTAAGACGGGCCAGAGGACACCGGCGTAATTACCGGTAAATCGGTGTGGGCGTCGGTAATGGAGCGCTGGTGCGCTCACCGGCGCCATCATCGCGAAAACGCAGCGCTACTGCGCGCGCGCCGGCGTCCCAGTACATTCATTCCCTCATGTGAAGCTGGCAGAgaaccggaagttgggcgggcgcatgcgcaaacagtcacttccggtttcgccggCACTAATGCATAAAAGCAACGCCAGCACAGGGAAAAtggtggcaaattcaaactccaagtgcaccttacagtgcggaggccaccatgagcgaaagcgagcagcaggttatgcaggaagccgtccagcgatctcctgagcaggcacaagtgcagcggcgtctgcacccacagcagcagcgcaaaggaaactcgtcctctgtacagcgcagcagcagcggacgatcagagtctcaacgcagtcgggggtctgcaaaaaccacacggccggcgacgattccagcggatacagtcaccaggcctgagacggtatctctgatccacagggggtgagtgatctacgtgaaagtgctgacTTTAATGTAGGGCTCTTTCTGTTCTAGGGGAGGAAAAGTACAGCCAAAACTAAGCACAGagaatgtgccatatgttcagacgagctgccttcctcctgggagaagagactatgcagcgtctgtataaaaaagacgattcaggaggaaaccccatcatttgcatccgaattaaagtcactaataaaaagccaggtggaaagtgccattaaaggcattaaagccacaaagaaaaaacataagaaaacaccTGAGTCCCCCGTATCCAGTGCGgacgagtcagagagtgaactatctGACTCGAATAATTCGTCAGATtctgacacctcttcagtatcctctgagggggggcgcagttgcttccctatcgaggaaacagacgctttagtgaaagcggtcagagcaacaatgggtctagtggaggagagacctaaaaaaacagcgcaggacataatgttcagcggtctggaacaaaaaagaaaaagagcatttccagtaaatgagaaaattcactctctaattaaaagagagtggaaaaaaccagacaaaaaagctctcctcacccccaaaagaaaatacccgtttgatgacccagcctgctcatcctggagtaaggcaccaaaattagatgtggccatagcaaaggcctcaaaaaagtttgccctaccttttgaggacatgggtaccttaaaagatccgatggacaaaaaagccgaggttTTTCTAAAAAACTCTTGGGAAGCGGCAGGAGGCGGACTTAAACCAGCGGTCGCGGCCACCTGCACAGCtcgcgcgctaatggtgtggcttgagcacttggattcccaattaaaagGGAAAGTCTCTAGAGACACgattcaaaaatcagtgtccgtaatgaaaggtgcagcagcctttttggcggatgcatctgtagactcagccagactagcagccagggctgccgtcttttcgaacgccgcaagacgtgccctgtggctaaaatgttggccaggggaccttcagacaaagacaaaactatgttcaataccctgtgagggggaattcttgttcggcacaacgctagatgacatcctcgagaaagccgaggacaagaaaaagtctttccctggtttccccaaccaatcata is a window of Ranitomeya variabilis isolate aRanVar5 chromosome 2, aRanVar5.hap1, whole genome shotgun sequence DNA encoding:
- the LOC143803651 gene encoding uncharacterized protein LOC143803651 codes for the protein MSESEQQVMQEAVQRSPEQAQVQRRLHPQQQRKGNSSSVQRSSSGRSESQRSRGSAKTTRPATIPADTVTRPETGRKSTAKTKHRECAICSDELPSSWEKRLCSVCIKKTIQEETPSFASELKSLIKSQVESAIKGIKATKKKHKKTPESPVSSADESESELSDSNNSSDSDTSSVSSEGGRSCFPIEETDALVKAVRATMGLVEERPKKTAQDIMFSGLEQKRKRAFPVNEKIHSLIKREWKKPDKKALLTPKRKYPFDDPACSSWSKAPKLDVAIAKASKKFALPFEDMGTLKDPMDKKAEVFLKNSWEAAGGGLKPAVAATCTARALMVWLEHLDSQLKGKVSRDTIQKSVSVMKGAAAFLADASLKALLAASESMESLHSEADVQLFNPFLTCKVACLPRP